DNA sequence from the Candidatus Planktophila sulfonica genome:
AGATCATGGAACTTCACTTGGTTACGTTCCACAAAGCGCAATCGTTCTTGGTGGCGGAGTCATTGGTTGCGAGTTCGCATCTGTCTGGAAGTCATTCGGTGCAGATGTAACAATCATCGAAGGTTTGCCACACCTCATCGCACTTGAAGATGAATCATCAAGTAAGTTGCTTGAGCGCGCCTACCGCAAGCGTGGAATTAAATTTGAACTCGGAGTTCGCTTTAAGTCGCATCGTGTCGATGCAAATGGCGTCACAGTCACTCTTGAAGATGGCCGTGAATTCACTGCCGATGTTCTCCTCGTATCTGTTGGCCGTGGCCCTGTAACCGATGGAATTGGCTACCAAGAAGTCGGTATTGCAATGGATCGCGGATACATCACCGTTGATGACCACTGCCGCACAAATATCCCTGGCATCTTCGCAGTTGGCGACATCATCCCTACTCTTCAGCTCGCACACGTTGGATTCCAAGAAGGAATCCTCGTTGCCGAAACTATCGCAGGACTTAACCCCCGCCCAATTAATTACGACGGCGTTCCACGCGTTACATATTCAGAGCCAGAGGTTGCATCCGTTGGTCTCTCAACAAAGATTGCTAAAGAACGCGGTTACGACGTTGTCGAACTTGATTACAACCTCGCTGGAAACGGTAAGGCTCAGATTCTTAAGACTGCAGGTTCGATCAAGCTTGTCGCCGAAAAGAATGGTCCAGTTCTTGGAATCCATATGGTCGGCGCACGCGTTGGCGAACTTCTCGCTGAAGCTCAATTGATCTTTAACTGGGAGGCGACAGCAGATGATGTTGCACCTCTCGTACATGCACACCCAACACTGTCTGAGGCAATGGGCGAAGCTCATATGGCTCTTGCAGGCAAACCACTTCACGCGCACGGTTAAGTAAGAGGAGAAAATAACGATGTCATTCTCAGTAACAATGCCAGCTCTCGGCGAGAGCGTAAGTGAAGGAACAGTTACACGTTGGCTCAAGAACGAAGGCGACATGGTCGCTGTCGACGAACCGCTCCTCGAAGTTTCAACCGATAAAGTCGATACAGAGATCCCTTCACCTGTTGCAGGAATTCTTTCTAAGATTGTTGTCGGCGTAGATCAGACTGTTGCAGTTGGCGCAGAGCTTGCAGTGATTTCATCAGATGCTTCTGCACCAGTATCTGCACCAGCAGCGCCAACTCCACCTCCAGTTGCTGTGTCCGAGCCAATAGCTCAGGTTCAGGTGGCACAGGTTCCAGATCAAGTTGTAACTCCAGAAGTTGTGTCCACTCCTGCTCCAGCAGGCGGAGGAACTGTCATCACAATGCCAGCACTTGGCGAATCTGTGAGCGAAGGAACTGTTACTCGTTGGCTTAAGAACGTTGGCGATTCAGTTGCAGTTGATGAAGCGCTCCTTGAAGTTTCTACAGATAAGGTCGATACAGAGATTCCTTCACCAGTTGCCGGAACACTTCTTGCAATCGATGTTGCAGTTGATACAACTGTTCCAGTCGGTGCACGTCTCGGACTTATCGGGGTAAGCGGATCCGCTCCAGCACCTGTGGCCGCAGCACCAACGCCTCCTCCAGCTCCTGTTGTGTCCGAGCCAATAGCCCCCGTTCAGGTGGCACAGGTTCCAGTTCAAGTTTCTACTCCAGTCGCTGTGCCTGTAACACAAGCGCCAGTTGCACAACCACAAGATGCTTATGTCACTCCAATCGTTCGCAAACTTGCAAATGATCTCGGAGTAAATCTCGCATCTGTTCGCGGCACAGGTATCGGCGGTCGTATTCGTAAGGAAGATGTCGAGGCGGCTGCTCCTAAGTCAGCAGCAGTTACATCTGCACCAGTTGCGGCAGCAGCACCATCTGCACCACGTCCTGCAGCTCCAGTTGCATCTCCACTTCGCGGAACAACTGTGACAATGTCACGACTTCGCAAGGTAATTGCAGCGCGCATGGTTGAGTCACTTCAAGTTTCAGCTCAGCTCACCACAGTGATTGAAGTAGATGTCACAAAGATTGCTCGACTTCGCGATCGCTCAAAGGCGACTTTCGAAGGTCGTGAAGGCGTCAAGCTCTCATTCCTTCCATTCTTTGCAGTTGCAGTATGCGAAGCGTTGAAGCAACACCCAGTTCTTAACTCCTCTGTCGAAGGCGATCAGATTATTTATCACGGTGCAGAACACCTTGGTATTGCAGTCGACACTGAACGCGGTCTCTTGGTTCCAGTGATTCACAATGCTGGCGACCTCAACATGGGTGGCGTTGCTCGTAAGATTGCAGATCTTGCAGCTCGCACACGCGATAACAAGGTAACTCCAGATGAACTCGGTGGCGGAACATTTACTCTCACCAACACAGGTTCACGTGGTGCGCTCTTTGACACCCCAATCATTAATCAGCCACAGGTTGCAATCCTCGGACTCGGCGCCGTTGTTAAGCGTCCAATGGTTGTTAAGGGTGAAGACGGTGGCGAGACAATTGCTATTCGTTCAATGGTTTATCTCGGACTTTCATACGATCACCGTGTCGTAGATGGTGCAGATGCAGCTCGTTTCTTGGTCACTCTCAAAGAGCGCCTTGAAGGTGGAGCATTCGAAGCTGACTTGGGTCTCTAACGCCAATGTCAGTTCCACAACGCATCGCAATTACGGGTGCATCAGGACTTATCGGAACCGCACTCGTTGGCCACCTCAAGAGTGAAGGCCACACAGTTCAGCGCTTTGTGCGTCGCCCTGTTGTTGCACCTGATGAAATTCAATGGGATCCAAAGACAGGTTATGTAGATATTGAAGCGCTCCGTGGAGTAGATGCAATCATCCACTTAGCTGGCGTCGGAGTTGGCGATAAGCGTTGGAGCAAGAAGTACAAATCTGAAATTCTTAACTCGCGCTTACTCGGCACAACCGCAATCGCGCACGCAGTTAATGAAGTGAAGCCACAAGTCTTTATCTCAGCTAGCGCTATCGGTTGGTATGGCGAATCAGGCAATCGCTCTGTCGTCGAATCTGATCGCGTCGGAGATGACTTCCTTGCTGCTGTTTGTCGCGAATGGGAAGGTGCCGCGGACCTCGTGACTGACGTTCGCACAGTAAAGATTCGTACCGGTCTTGTCCTTGACCCAACGGGTGGAGCGCTAGGAAAGATGCTTCCGCTCTTTCGTTTAGGCCTTGGTGGAAAACTTGGAAACGGTAAGCAGTGGTGGTCTTGGATTACTTTGCACGATGTTATTCGCGCAATTACCTTCCTCCTCGAAAATAAGGTTTCTGGTCCTGTAAATCTGACTTCACCAAATCCAGTTACTAATCAAGAGTTCACATCAGCTCTAGCTCGCGCGATGCATCGCCCCGCGCTCTTTCCAGCACCTGCAATTGCACTCAAAATCGCACTCGGTGGATTTTCTTCTGAGATTTTGGGAAGCAAGAGGGTCATGCCTCAAGCGCTGACTGATGCTGGATTTACTTGGGATTACCCACACATCACCAACGCTCTTACCGCTCTAATTCAGGAGTAACTCCTGCGCTGCTAAGCGCCCCGATAAGAGTGCACCATTCTGTGATGGCGCCGTTCTGTAATCTCCTGCGACAAAGAGATTTTCTGAAACCTTTGCCGATTGAATTCCTTGCTTACCAAGTCCGAATATAGGAAGAGATTTTGGAATCTCGTACTTAGCAATCAGCGCCCATTCAGATGTTGAAACTCCCCACATGATTGCAAGGTGGCGACGTACTTCAGATTCGGATGCAAACTCGATTGTTGTTGATGAAAGCAAAGTCTTTCGGATGGGCGCATACGATGGGACCATATTGGAAATCGCAATCGAGTTAATGACTGGCCCGCGGGATTGTCCATCGATCAATAGACGATTAGATAGCGTCATCTCTATAGGAACCTCGTGATACCACGTTGTACTCGAAGCGAGTTTTGGAACGTTTGGAATATCGAGCAGTTGTGCTGCAGTAGTTAAATCAGCTGCAACTATGACGGCATCTGCCTTTAGGCCATCAAGTGAATCAATCCGAGTGTTGAGATGAATTGAGCGAACCCGTTGTGCCAGTGCCTTTGGCAACTCCCCCGCACCATGTGCTGGCAAGCCGGGTTTCCCTGAAATAAATGAGCGAACAATCTCTTTGCCACTTACTGCATCAACGTTTGCCGGCGATGTCAGAAATACGCCCGATAAGAATGGTTTAAGTACGCGCTGATATAAATCACCGTATTGAGAAAGTTCATCTTCAACCGAACGCCCTTGCTTCGAAGTGCTGGTCAGATAACCAATAAATCGCAGCTTTGTAAAGATTGAACCTGTCGCAGAATTCAAGGCGGCAAAGGGATTCTCGCGAGGATCGCCTAGTGTGACAATCGCTTCATCAAGACAGACATCGACAGAACGAGATGCTTCAACAAAGTTTAATTCTCTAACGACATCAAGGCGCAGCAGCTCTGGGTAGCGCGAGTTAATGAGCTGGAATCCTCTATCGAGTCGGTACCCATCAATCAGATCCGTTGCGACTCGACCGCCTACGCGATCTGATGACTCGTAGACATCAACTTCGCAACCCGCATCCTGCAAAGTGATTGCTGCACTTAGACCAGCCAGGCCTGCGCCGATAACTGCAACCTTCTTATCGGACACTGATTTCACGCGCCTTATCGATAATTGTTGCGACTGCAAGAATTTGCTCGCGAGATACCGGCATTGAACCTTTACCCTCGAGAGCATCTCTTACTGCCAAATAGAAGTAACCGTAATTTCCAGGTACTGCTTGGATCTCTTCACGCTGATCACCGCGTTGAATGTAAGCCTTTGATGAGGTTGGTTCTTTCCAAATCCCACCTTCAGGGAAATTACCTGCTCGTAATAACGCTTCTTGTGGATCGAGGTCCTCAATCACAAGAGCGCCTTCAGTGCCTAGTACGCGTACTCGTGGACCTGTTGAACCTGAAATAGCGCTTACTGAACAATATGAATCAACGCCAGAATGATGACGAAGATTGAGAACAACATCATCTTCAGATTCGCCGCGAATCTTTCGAATGCTGGCATAAGTGAGATCGGCTGGCCCGAAGCAATCAAGGGCGGTAGAGAGTAAATGTGTTTGAAGATCGAGAAGTAGACCACCACCTTCATCAGGTGTGAGGTTCTCTCGCCATGCAGTCGGGTTGAGCTGAGGGCGGTAGCGCTCGAACCGCGAATCCATTCTGAAGACTTTTCCAATGAGACCGTTTGCCGCCACCTTCTTAATCGTGAGTGAATCACTATCCCATTGGCGGTTATAGAAAGCGGTAACCGGAACTCCTGATTTCTCACTCGCATCAAGAATGCGCAGAGTTTCGGTAACAGTGCGTCCCATGGGCTTCTCGACGACTATAGGGATTCCTGCGCTTATTGCAGCAAGTGCATGTTCGCAGTGCGCTGCATTGGCTGTTGCAATCACAACCAAGTCAAGATCTTGTGCAAGAAAGTCTGTGAGGTTTTCAGCAACCTTTACTAAGGGGAAATCTTCCTTGGCTTGTCGCGCACGCGTTGAATTGCCGGTTAGAACTGAGGCGACTTCAAATCCACACCCTTTGAGTAAAGGTGCGTGAAAAGATCGACCTGCAAGTCCGTAACCGGCAATACCAACGCGCATCAGTATTACTTGTTCTGCAACTTAGATGGCCACCAGATCTTTGGACCAATCTCGTGGACTAGCGCTGGAACCAAGATTGAACGAACGATGATGGTGTCGAGCAATACTCCAAAGGCCACCGCAAAACCAAGCTCTGCAAGTGGAACGAGTGGGAGTAGACCGAGCACAGCAAATGTTGCTGCAAGAACGATTCCAGCAGATGTAATAACTGCACCTGTCACTGTAAGTCCCTTGATGACGCCTGCTCGAGTACCAATCTTCATAGATTCTTCGCGAACGCGAGTCATCAAGAAGATGTTGTAGTCAATACCGAGAGCGACAAGGAAGATGAAGGCGAAGAGTGGGAAGGATGTATCTCCCCCGGCAAAACCAAATACATGGTTAAAGACGAGTGCACATACGCCCAGTGTTGCGAAGTATGAGAGTAGAACTGTGCCGAGCAATAGTGCTGCACTCAAAATGCTTCGAAGAAGTAGGCCAAGAATGAGAGTGATTGCAATAAGGATCAGGGGAATGATTGTCTTATTGTCACGATCATTTGCAGTTCGCACATCGAAGTAAACGGCGCTTGTGCCACCCACTAGTGATGTGGAATCTGCACCATGAGCCAAGCGGCGAATTTCGGGAATATCGTTTCCTGCTTCGACGCTATCAGGCGCCTTATCGAGGGTCACGTTAAGAATTGCTCTATTGCCGACGACCTTCACTGCAGGAAGTGGCTGTCCTGGAACAGGAATTCCATCGAGTTGTGGTGAAACATCCGTTACTCCTGGAGCGCTCTTAAGCGCTGCAGAGACCGCCCCAATCTTGTCGACGTTGACGACAACCTGCGTTGGGTCTCCTTCTCCACCAGGGAAGTGCTTGGTCAGTAGCTTCTGACCGACAACGGATTCAGGCTTTCCTGTAAAGGTATCAACTGTTCCGATTCCATCTGCCTTCAAAGTTGTTGAGGCAAATGCAAAGAGCAGAAGGACTGAACCTGAAATAACCCACGCCTTGCGCGGATTGCGATCGATTGCATTACCAACCTTTGACCAAGTTCCTGTCATGACATGGTCATCACCATCATTGCGAGGAATGCGTGGCCAGAAGATCCAACGACCAAAGAGAAGTAGGAGTGCAGGAAGCAAGGTAAGGATTGTGATCATCGCGCAGACAATGCCGATAGCGCCGACAGGGCCAAGTCCTGCAGTATTTGTCAGCTGACTGAACAAGAGAATGAGAAGTGAAATCGAGACTGTTGAACCGGAAGCAATGATTGGTTCCCAAACACCCTTATAGGCAGCCTTCATCGCATCGAATCGATCTTCATGATGGTGAAGTTCTTCTCGATAGCGTGCGATTAGTAGAAGTGCGTAATCAGTTGCGGCACCGATTACAAGAACCGAGAGAATTCCTTGCGACTGGCCATCAACATCGATGATGTCTCGCTTAGCCAAGAGGTAAACAATTCCACCTGCCATCGTGAGCGCAAAGAGCGCTGAAAGAAGTGGGATAAACCAGAGAACAGGTGAGCGATACACAACAATCAAAATAACTGCGACAACGGCTAATGTGGTGAGCAAAAGCGTCGAGTCAAGAGTTCCAAAAGCTCCGAATAAATCACCCAGAAGGCCAGCTGGTCCCGTGACATAGTGAGTAACACCATTGGCTTCAGCGAGAGGCTTAACATCTTCACGTAAGGCCTCAACGATTGCCGGAAGAACTGGTTCATCATTGGGCAATAAGAGTGAGATTGCATTTCCATCAAGTGGAACGTTGGCAAGAATTGCTTCGCCATCTTGTGACGGGAATGCAGAGATTGCCTGATCTGGTGCTAAGTAATCTGAAATCTTCGCACTTGTTCCTGCAAGTGTGAGTGAACCGACGCCAGCCATATGCGACTGAATATTTGCCAAGACTTCTGGCTTTACCGCGCCCTCAAAGAGAATAAGTGCTGGGAAGCTGAACGAATCGCCTGCAGAGAATTTCTGAATCTCATCAGATGCAAGCGTTGCTTCGGCGCCCTTCGGCAAGAAGGATGAATTGTTATTCTCCTGGACCGAGGTGAGCTTTCCAAAGAGTGGACCGAATACGCCTGTGAGAACGAACCAGACGATTACGACCAACATTGCAAGTGCAAATGGCTTACGAGATTTCTGAGCAGTAATTGTTGACACGATAGATCAGGCCTTTCGGGCTTGGAATGAGCGTAATTCGCGAGAGCGCTAGCCTACCTTTAGGCTGTACCTGTGCCCCTTGCAAGCGCTTCATCTGACTCACAAATTTCTCATGCTCCTTTGGCGATTCAGCGCGCAGGTCTTATTGAGTACGCAACGGCGCTCGAAACTCAACGACTTATTCATAAAGAAGTAGCCGAAGGCGTTCGCCCGAACACTCTTCTGCTTCTTGAACATCCTTCTGTCTACACGGCCGGAAAGAGAACGAGCGAATCCGAGAAACCCGTTGATGGAACCCCAGTGATAAACGTCGATCGCGGTGGAAAAATCACATGGCACGGTCCTGGCCAGCTCGTTGGCTACCCCATCGTTAAATTGGCAAAGCCCACCGAGCTCGTTGGTTTCGTTCGCGAAATTGAAGCTGGTCTAATCCGGGTATGCGGTGAGTTTGGCCTTGAAACCCAGAGAGTTGATGGCCGTTCAGGTGTCTGGATCTGCGATGAGAAGGGCGAGAGGAAGATTGCCGCCATCGGCATACGCGTAGCAACTGGCGTATCGATGCATGGCTTCGCTCTGAACGTGAATCCAGACCTGACTGAATTCAATAGAATTATCCCCTGCGGAATTGAAGATGCCTCGGTGACTTCGCTGCAGCAAGAACTTGGTCGCGACATCTCTATCGATGAAGTGGCTCCGGTTGTTGAGAAGTATCTCTACGAGACATTGGTAAAGGTGAGCGCATGACTATTGCACCCGAAGGTCGCAAACTTCTGCGCATCGAGGCTCGTAATACTGAGACTCCCATTGAACGTAAACCCGAGTGGATCAAGACCCGCGCCAATATGGGTCCTGAGTACACCCGTCTTCGTTCTCTCGTAAAGAGCGAAGGACTCCACACTGTCTGCCAAGAAGCAGCGTGTCCAAATATCTTTGAATGTTGGGAAGATAAGGAAGCCACTTTCCTTATCGGAGGCGAGCGTTGCACTCGTCGCTGCGATTTCTGCAATATTGATACTGGAAAACCAGATCCACTTGATCGCGATGAACCACGCCGTGTAGCTGAATCCGTTCAAGCTATGGGGTTGAAGTACGCAACTATTACTGGTGTTACGCGCGATGATCTTGAAGATGAAGGTGCGTGGTTATACGCCGAAACTATTCGCAAGGTGCATGAACTCAACCCTGGAACGGGCGTTGAAATGCTTGCTCCTGATTTCAGTGGCAACCCTGTCTATCTCAATGAAGTATTCGAAACTCGTCCAGAGGTATTTGCGCATAACTTGGAGACTGTTCCACGAATCTTCAAACGAATTCGCCCTGCCTTTACCTACGAGCGTTCACTCAATGTCATTACACAGGCTCGTGAATTTGGCCTGATTACAAAATCCAACCTCATCCTTGGACTCGGAGAAACTCGCGAGGAAATTTCACAGGCGCTCGTTGATCTACATGCAGCTGGCTGTGACCTCATCACCATTACTCAATACCTTCGCCCTACAAATAAGCACCATCCAGTCGAACGTTGGGTTAAGCCGGATGAGTTTGTCGAGCTGGCGAAAGAAGCCGAAGATATTGGATTTAGTGGCGTCATGAGCGGACCACTTGTACGAAGCTCTTACCGAGCAGGTCGCCTTTATAAGCAAGCGCAAGAAAAGCGAAGCTTGCGTGGCTGATCTCGTCTATCCCCCAGTAATCGTTGCCATCAAAGCTTTCTGGCGTTACTTGGGACTGCAATTTGATTTTCAAGGTGAAGAGAACATTCCGCGTGATGGTGGATCAATTCTGGCAATCAATCACATTGGCTATTTAGATTTCGCACTCACTGGAACAGCTGCGCTTCCAGCTGGTCGCTATGTTCGTTTTATGGCAAAGAAGGAAATCTTCGATAACAAATTAGCTGGACCACTCATGCGTGGAATGCACCACATCTGCGTTGATCGCTCAAATGGTTCCGCTTCCTTCGTTACGGCGCTTCGCGCTCTTCGTGCAGGTGAAATCATTGGAATCTTTCCTGAAGGAACAATCTCCGTAAGTTTTGAAATCAAGGAACTTAAATCTGGAGCTGTTCGTTTAGCTATGGGCGCCGGCGTTCCAGTAATTCCCACAATTGTCTGGGGCTCTCAGCGAATCTGGACCAAGAAGGTTAAGCGCGATCTACGCCGTAAAAATGTGCCCATAACAGTGGCTTTCGGAGAACCTCTCTACTTTGATAAGAAATCTGATGTCGAGGCTGGCGAGAAGCTTCTGCGCGAAACAATGCTTGCGATGCTCCATGAAGTGCAGGAAAAGTATCCAGATTCACATGAAGGACAGCGCTGGGCGCCTGCGCGCCTTGGTGGTACAGCCCCTGCTCCCCTAAACTAACGCGCATGTTTAAGAAGAAAAATAAAGAAGCAAAGATCAAGACTCCTCGTTTTCAGACATTTCGTGATGCCTATAACGTCACCAAAGCTGTAAAACCGTGGATTGGCATCGCCCTCATTGCAATCTTCTTGGTTGTACTTGTAGTCGGCATCTCACTTGGCTTTATCTTTGATCATCCTATTTATGGTGGATTCGTAACGATCCCACTTGCAGCACTTGCTGCCATGTTCTTCTTTACTCGCATTGCAGGCTCTGCTGCTTACTCTTCTATTGAAGGGCAGATCGGCGCAGGCGCTAGCGTTCTTATGGCTATTCGCAAGGGATGGACAACAACTCCGGCTGTTGCAGTAAATCGCCAACAAGATATGGTCCACCGCAGCGTTGGACGTGCCGGAATTGTGCTTACCGGTGAAGGCGGATTTGCAGTTCGCCAGATGATTCAAGATGAGAAGCGAAAGTCTGAGCGATTCGCTCCCGGAGTTCCAATCATCGAAGTTTACGTAGGCGATGGAGATGGACAAGTTCCTATCCGCAAATTACAGAAGCACCTTGCCAAGCTTCCAAAGAAATTATCTGCACATCAGATGCGTGAAGTACGTGCGCGTCTGAAGGCTGTTGGTGGAATGTCTCTTCCTATTCCAAAGGGACCAATGCCAAAGGGAACAAAGATTCGCTAATTACCTTCTTGAAACTAAGACGGTATTTGAAAAACGCTCGTTAATTCCGCGACCATTCTCATCGAATGTGATTGCAGTGATGAGCGGTAGCAGGAGCGCAGTTCGAATCAAGGACTGAATCGGCGTGACCGCCCCACCATCTGAAAAACGGACCACCTTGAGACCGACTAAGCGATGGCCAAATGACGATCCCCCAAGAGCGACGAAAATCGAGTACTCAGCGAAGAGCAGTATGAGAACCGGGATTCGGGCCTGCGGCACGCGATCGGTGAAGGCGCCGCCGCCGGCAAAGAAACCAAGAGCGATGGCGTAGCAAGCCAGCCAATCTAGAGATATGCCGAGTAGTCGTCGGCCCTGGCTTACGCGTGGAAACATGCGCGAAGCCTATCCCCAGGCGCCGGCGTCCGCGATGTGAGCCATCCGACGATGATGTAACACAGATGTAACACCAAAATTATGACATTTTTAC
Encoded proteins:
- a CDS encoding Gfo/Idh/MocA family oxidoreductase, with product MRVGIAGYGLAGRSFHAPLLKGCGFEVASVLTGNSTRARQAKEDFPLVKVAENLTDFLAQDLDLVVIATANAAHCEHALAAISAGIPIVVEKPMGRTVTETLRILDASEKSGVPVTAFYNRQWDSDSLTIKKVAANGLIGKVFRMDSRFERYRPQLNPTAWRENLTPDEGGGLLLDLQTHLLSTALDCFGPADLTYASIRKIRGESEDDVVLNLRHHSGVDSYCSVSAISGSTGPRVRVLGTEGALVIEDLDPQEALLRAGNFPEGGIWKEPTSSKAYIQRGDQREEIQAVPGNYGYFYLAVRDALEGKGSMPVSREQILAVATIIDKAREISVR
- the sucB gene encoding 2-oxoglutarate dehydrogenase, E2 component, dihydrolipoamide succinyltransferase translates to MSFSVTMPALGESVSEGTVTRWLKNEGDMVAVDEPLLEVSTDKVDTEIPSPVAGILSKIVVGVDQTVAVGAELAVISSDASAPVSAPAAPTPPPVAVSEPIAQVQVAQVPDQVVTPEVVSTPAPAGGGTVITMPALGESVSEGTVTRWLKNVGDSVAVDEALLEVSTDKVDTEIPSPVAGTLLAIDVAVDTTVPVGARLGLIGVSGSAPAPVAAAPTPPPAPVVSEPIAPVQVAQVPVQVSTPVAVPVTQAPVAQPQDAYVTPIVRKLANDLGVNLASVRGTGIGGRIRKEDVEAAAPKSAAVTSAPVAAAAPSAPRPAAPVASPLRGTTVTMSRLRKVIAARMVESLQVSAQLTTVIEVDVTKIARLRDRSKATFEGREGVKLSFLPFFAVAVCEALKQHPVLNSSVEGDQIIYHGAEHLGIAVDTERGLLVPVIHNAGDLNMGGVARKIADLAARTRDNKVTPDELGGGTFTLTNTGSRGALFDTPIINQPQVAILGLGAVVKRPMVVKGEDGGETIAIRSMVYLGLSYDHRVVDGADAARFLVTLKERLEGGAFEADLGL
- the lipB gene encoding lipoyl(octanoyl) transferase LipB, coding for MPLASASSDSQISHAPLAIQRAGLIEYATALETQRLIHKEVAEGVRPNTLLLLEHPSVYTAGKRTSESEKPVDGTPVINVDRGGKITWHGPGQLVGYPIVKLAKPTELVGFVREIEAGLIRVCGEFGLETQRVDGRSGVWICDEKGERKIAAIGIRVATGVSMHGFALNVNPDLTEFNRIIPCGIEDASVTSLQQELGRDISIDEVAPVVEKYLYETLVKVSA
- a CDS encoding RDD family protein, yielding MFPRVSQGRRLLGISLDWLACYAIALGFFAGGGAFTDRVPQARIPVLILLFAEYSIFVALGGSSFGHRLVGLKVVRFSDGGAVTPIQSLIRTALLLPLITAITFDENGRGINERFSNTVLVSRR
- a CDS encoding DUF4191 domain-containing protein translates to MFKKKNKEAKIKTPRFQTFRDAYNVTKAVKPWIGIALIAIFLVVLVVGISLGFIFDHPIYGGFVTIPLAALAAMFFFTRIAGSAAYSSIEGQIGAGASVLMAIRKGWTTTPAVAVNRQQDMVHRSVGRAGIVLTGEGGFAVRQMIQDEKRKSERFAPGVPIIEVYVGDGDGQVPIRKLQKHLAKLPKKLSAHQMREVRARLKAVGGMSLPIPKGPMPKGTKIR
- a CDS encoding lysophospholipid acyltransferase family protein, coding for MADLVYPPVIVAIKAFWRYLGLQFDFQGEENIPRDGGSILAINHIGYLDFALTGTAALPAGRYVRFMAKKEIFDNKLAGPLMRGMHHICVDRSNGSASFVTALRALRAGEIIGIFPEGTISVSFEIKELKSGAVRLAMGAGVPVIPTIVWGSQRIWTKKVKRDLRRKNVPITVAFGEPLYFDKKSDVEAGEKLLRETMLAMLHEVQEKYPDSHEGQRWAPARLGGTAPAPLN
- a CDS encoding MMPL family transporter, which translates into the protein MLVVIVWFVLTGVFGPLFGKLTSVQENNNSSFLPKGAEATLASDEIQKFSAGDSFSFPALILFEGAVKPEVLANIQSHMAGVGSLTLAGTSAKISDYLAPDQAISAFPSQDGEAILANVPLDGNAISLLLPNDEPVLPAIVEALREDVKPLAEANGVTHYVTGPAGLLGDLFGAFGTLDSTLLLTTLAVVAVILIVVYRSPVLWFIPLLSALFALTMAGGIVYLLAKRDIIDVDGQSQGILSVLVIGAATDYALLLIARYREELHHHEDRFDAMKAAYKGVWEPIIASGSTVSISLLILLFSQLTNTAGLGPVGAIGIVCAMITILTLLPALLLLFGRWIFWPRIPRNDGDDHVMTGTWSKVGNAIDRNPRKAWVISGSVLLLFAFASTTLKADGIGTVDTFTGKPESVVGQKLLTKHFPGGEGDPTQVVVNVDKIGAVSAALKSAPGVTDVSPQLDGIPVPGQPLPAVKVVGNRAILNVTLDKAPDSVEAGNDIPEIRRLAHGADSTSLVGGTSAVYFDVRTANDRDNKTIIPLILIAITLILGLLLRSILSAALLLGTVLLSYFATLGVCALVFNHVFGFAGGDTSFPLFAFIFLVALGIDYNIFLMTRVREESMKIGTRAGVIKGLTVTGAVITSAGIVLAATFAVLGLLPLVPLAELGFAVAFGVLLDTIIVRSILVPALVHEIGPKIWWPSKLQNK
- a CDS encoding TIGR01777 family oxidoreductase, coding for MSVPQRIAITGASGLIGTALVGHLKSEGHTVQRFVRRPVVAPDEIQWDPKTGYVDIEALRGVDAIIHLAGVGVGDKRWSKKYKSEILNSRLLGTTAIAHAVNEVKPQVFISASAIGWYGESGNRSVVESDRVGDDFLAAVCREWEGAADLVTDVRTVKIRTGLVLDPTGGALGKMLPLFRLGLGGKLGNGKQWWSWITLHDVIRAITFLLENKVSGPVNLTSPNPVTNQEFTSALARAMHRPALFPAPAIALKIALGGFSSEILGSKRVMPQALTDAGFTWDYPHITNALTALIQE
- a CDS encoding NAD(P)/FAD-dependent oxidoreductase, producing MKSVSDKKVAVIGAGLAGLSAAITLQDAGCEVDVYESSDRVGGRVATDLIDGYRLDRGFQLINSRYPELLRLDVVRELNFVEASRSVDVCLDEAIVTLGDPRENPFAALNSATGSIFTKLRFIGYLTSTSKQGRSVEDELSQYGDLYQRVLKPFLSGVFLTSPANVDAVSGKEIVRSFISGKPGLPAHGAGELPKALAQRVRSIHLNTRIDSLDGLKADAVIVAADLTTAAQLLDIPNVPKLASSTTWYHEVPIEMTLSNRLLIDGQSRGPVINSIAISNMVPSYAPIRKTLLSSTTIEFASESEVRRHLAIMWGVSTSEWALIAKYEIPKSLPIFGLGKQGIQSAKVSENLFVAGDYRTAPSQNGALLSGRLAAQELLLN
- the lpdA gene encoding dihydrolipoyl dehydrogenase: MADFDLVVLGGGSGGYAAALRGAQLGLSVALIEKDKVGGTCLHRGCIPTKALLHAGEVADSARESAQFGVNATFNSIDMVGVNSYKDGVIAGLYKGLQGLVKSRGITFVEGSGRLVSNNTVEVNGTKYVGKNIVLATGSYARTLPGLDIDGQRVITSDHGTSLGYVPQSAIVLGGGVIGCEFASVWKSFGADVTIIEGLPHLIALEDESSSKLLERAYRKRGIKFELGVRFKSHRVDANGVTVTLEDGREFTADVLLVSVGRGPVTDGIGYQEVGIAMDRGYITVDDHCRTNIPGIFAVGDIIPTLQLAHVGFQEGILVAETIAGLNPRPINYDGVPRVTYSEPEVASVGLSTKIAKERGYDVVELDYNLAGNGKAQILKTAGSIKLVAEKNGPVLGIHMVGARVGELLAEAQLIFNWEATADDVAPLVHAHPTLSEAMGEAHMALAGKPLHAHG
- the lipA gene encoding lipoyl synthase — its product is MTIAPEGRKLLRIEARNTETPIERKPEWIKTRANMGPEYTRLRSLVKSEGLHTVCQEAACPNIFECWEDKEATFLIGGERCTRRCDFCNIDTGKPDPLDRDEPRRVAESVQAMGLKYATITGVTRDDLEDEGAWLYAETIRKVHELNPGTGVEMLAPDFSGNPVYLNEVFETRPEVFAHNLETVPRIFKRIRPAFTYERSLNVITQAREFGLITKSNLILGLGETREEISQALVDLHAAGCDLITITQYLRPTNKHHPVERWVKPDEFVELAKEAEDIGFSGVMSGPLVRSSYRAGRLYKQAQEKRSLRG